A segment of the Camelus bactrianus isolate YW-2024 breed Bactrian camel chromosome 22, ASM4877302v1, whole genome shotgun sequence genome:
CCTCTTCTTTTTTGGGGATTTTCCGCTGGCAGGCTTCAAGCCCAAAGtccagcctgggggtggggctgttATCTGGTGGGGGCGGGGAATGTCAGGGTCCCTTCACTCCCATATTTTGCCTCTAGAATCATCCCTGAGTATCCAGTTTAGGAGAAAATGTTTAAGATTCAACAGAAAAAGTTAACAGCTCCCAAACTGGGAAAGAGGAGggcaaaatggaaacaatcaCTTGTTTAATGAAATGACCACCAACTGTTCCTGGTGGGGCAAAAAAGGCCACCACCATGAATGCTATTCTTGTAGAGTTACAGATATGTAACATCTCAAGAGGTGTGCAGGGTATTTTAATATTCAGGGTGTGAGGGCTTTTTAAAGTAAGAGGGTGGAGGGGCTCTAGAGGTTTGCAAAGAGTTCCGGAAAAGGGGCTCCCTCCAGGGACCCCAATTTGGTTCCTCACTCTTTTGGGTTCCCTGTTGCATTATTCACCAACTACAAACCTGGTTGCCTAGCAACGGGAACCTgatcccccccccccagcaaggAAGAGGCAAGGAGATTACAGCTTGAGGGTGGGAGAGCAGAAGGGGGGACTTCAGCCTTCCCGTAGGGGCAAACTTATTAGCAGGGGGTCTGAGCTTCCTTTGGGATACCCTGTAAAGCATGACTTCAGTACTCTGCCCTAAGAGAAGTCAGAGACCCCCTAGTTGATCTCTGGTCTCCTTGCTgccaagacaaggatgcctggACTCCCCACTTCCCCAAAGTGTTCCCAGTGTTTTGGGCCTGAGAGCCTTGAGTTTCAATCCTGACTCAGTAGACTTAGACAAGTCTTTTCACCacttcttggagcctcagtttcctcatctatcaaatggggaCAGTATGATTTTACCTCCTAGCATGGTAGAGAGGGTTAAATGAGTAAATGTACAGCATTTAACAGTGCCGGGCACATGGTGTGCATTGGCTACTGGCTGGCTGATTTTATTCTCAGTTGGAATGTCAATTCAGTAGAGTCGGCTACAGTGTCTCAGGATCAGAACAAGGAGGGGGAGGTGGCTGTGGGAGCCGAGCGGAAGCACCGTGGGGCACTTAGAGAGCTATATATAGTATGTGTTAAATGTGAGCTCGCTATTATGCCTTCGTGGTGAGGCCAGAGAAGATCCGGGAGGCCCCACTAGAGTTTGGGCAGTGAGGTTAATGCTCACTCAATAGGTTAGTGctcaaattaataaatgtttgaggGCTCACTCTGTGCCCACCCTGGGCTAAATGTCAGGGCCAACAGGTAGACGGATATATCCTTCTAGATAATCAGCCTGTGAGGCGCCTGCACATAGTCAGCACTCAGTGCAGGTCTGTGATGATAGGTTGATGTGACGATGACTCCCCGAAGCACCCACAAACTGCCTTCAGCTTCCAGGGGAAGTCTGGATTGGCTAGGGGGTGGCCCTGGAGTTTGGGCACTGAGGATCCTGGGGTGCTCTGAGGAGGACAGTGATGGGGGAATTTCAGGTTAAACCTTAAACGGCCAGTCATTCTCCCCCTCCTTCCAGTTCAGAGTCCAGCACTAGGCAGTGTGACCTGGTGACCCTTACCCCCAGCGAGGGTGGTTTGCTGGTAGAGGAGGCAGCTCCAGAGTTACCATGGCAATGGTATGTGTCCACAGTGGGATGAACACTTCTCAGGCTTCCTCACCCTCTAGTGCTTAAGGGATGCTGGCTGGGTAGGAGCCAAGGTCCAGAGAGGGTGTGGAACTGGAAGCAAACACAGTGCGTGTTGGGGTCTTGCAGGATTTCTGTAGGACAGACTGGGAATGAtcattataattaataaattattaaagttATTGGAAATGATTAAAGTTATTAATAATAAACAATGCTACTGATTTTGGAGCACTAGGTCCTAAGATTTTTCCTGCACGGATACTTCCTTGGAAGGGCATCTCTCTGCAAGGTGAGGTGACGGTCAAGCTATCCCGGCCCACTttagagatggagaaactgaggctcagagaggcgatGTCAGGCCTGGGAAGGGATTTAGCTCAACCTGTTTTGGTCTCTGCTCTCTCCCCCTCACAGGACCCCTGCCCCTTGCCCCGACTCCTCTCAGGTGCAAAGCGGAGATAGAGGAAAACACTGGGCTTTGATTGAGTTCCAAGCAGCTCAGGGATCTTATCTTAAAGAGGGGTATTCAAGAGACGGGCCTGCTGAGAGGTGGGGCCCTGGGAGACCCCTTTCGCAACCCCTGCTCTCTCCCTGCAGGCCCATGGCCGAGAGCTCCCTCTACCGGCAGCGGCTAGAGGTCATCGCGGTAAGGGAAGCCCTAATAGAGAGCTCCGCCCAGCGCCCTGGGCACCCCTAGCCGTGCTCAATGcctcttcctcacctcccacctATCATGGGGAGCAGGCCTAGTGCGGTGAAGGTGGAGGGGAGCACCCTCAGTTTCAGCCTTCCCTGGGGCGCCCCACCTAAGTCCTCAGGCCCCTCCTCTCTGTCTGGTCACTACTCCCCGCAGAGTGGAGAGCTGTGGGCTCCGCACTCTTGAAATCTGCATCATCCAATGCTCCATTCTTGAACCCTTGTCTCCCAAACACCCCACGTCTGGACCCCGTCTCTCAGACCCCCATACGTGGACTTCATCTCTCTAAACTCCCATATCTAAATCTTCATCTCTGTGGACCCCATCTCTCTGAACCCCCATCTCACTAAGCCCCATCTCTGGTCCCCAACTTCTGCATCCTAGTCTCGCTGGACCCCCATGACTTCACCTCCATTTTTGAGCCCCCATCTCACTAGCTCCCTCCCTTTGTTCCTCGTATCTGGACCCCCATCTCTCTGAACCCCGTCCCTCTTAACCCCATATCTCAGACACCGCCCCCCAGATAACCCTTACAAGGCCCTCCCCATCCACGGACCCCCCATTCGGCGCAAACAAGGCCTCCGCAGCTTCCCGGGCGCGGCTGGTCCCGCCCCTGCTGGCCCCGCCCCTACTCGCTGCTGAGTCAGCGCGtcctgtgccccctccctgcctggagCCCCGACGTGTGTTCCGCTGCCCCGCGCAACTCGCAGCCCCGGGAGTCCCGGGAGCCCCCGCAAGCCCGgcggaggagggagggtggcggggaggcggcggccccgcccggccccgcccggcccGTGGGCAGCCCCGGATCCTCTGTGCGCAGGAGAAGCGGCGGCTGCAGGAGGAGATCCGCGCCGCGCGCCGGGAGCTGGAAGAAGAGAAACTCCGCGTGGAGCGGCTCAAGgttgggggcgggagggggcacCTGCCTAACCCGGGCAATGAAGTGGAGGTGTCTGTGAGAGTCAGTTCGGAGGGCCAAAGGAGCCTGTGCCTAATCATGGGGGTTTATTGATTTCCAGCTTGAGAgagggggtggtggtgatggggacaTTTGTTCCACCTTTGGGAAGAGTGTGGGGCAGTGGAGATGTTTGTTCAGCTTTGGGGTAGGGAGCGGCCAATGGGGACGTTGATTTCACTTTTGGGGGTGTCTGTCCCATTCTAGAAAGGCTGAGGAGATGGATGGGTGTTTTTCCCAGCTTGGGAATGCTGTGGGCTGGTAATGGGGTGTCTGTCCCACCTGGCATTGTTGGGGATGGAGGGGATGGAGGGCAGTGAGGGCACGTACCCCAGCCTGAGGGAGAGATGTCTGTCCCATCTGGGTAATTGTGGGGCAATAAGAAATCTGCCCAGCATGGGGGATCTGGAGGGGGCCCTACATAAGGTGGGATAGTCCATATGCCCTGCCCACGTCCAGAGGAACTCTCTTCGGGAACGTTGGCTAATGGACGGGGCGGCTGAGGAGCCAGAGCGACCCCAAGACCCCACCTTGCAAGACCCCCAGTCACCTGAGGGCCAGGCTCAGGCCCGCATCCGGAACCTGGAAGACAGCTTGTTCACGTGAGTAGGATCCCTGCTTGATGGCTTTGCCCCAGCCTGACTAGGTTGAGACCCACCCCCAGCCCATTCTGGGGAGGCAGCAAGTTGAGActgcaggggaagggagggggagtggTCCATTGAGCCGGGGACCAGGGTCCTAGCAGCCCCTCTCTTCCCCAGACTCCAGTCCCAGCTGCAGCTGTTGCAAAGTGCATCCACAGGTGCCCAGCACAAGCCCTCAGGCAGGCCCACCTGGCGCAGACAGGTGAGGAGCTTGGGGGaagatggtggggggaggggtgtggccAGCAGGGCCCAAAGCAGGACGCCTCCAAGTACTGTTTATATGCTAGGTCCTCTACTACTTCTTTGCTCTGTGGTCTATGGGCCAGTCGCTTTCCGtgcccaagcctcagtttccccatctctaaacTGAGCACAAGAACAGCACACACGTGGAAGAGATGTGAGAGAGATTCGATGAGATCATAGCTTAGCACCTGGCACAGGTGTGAGGGAACATTTTGATATATGGTTGCTGGTATGTTCCGAATGAGGAAAGTAGTCAGAAAATGTGGGGAAGTGCTCATGGAATTTGGCCTTAAAGGTAGGAAAGAGTCACCACAAGATGCTCTCATAATTTGAGGCATCTATATACGGTTTTTGGGTTTTGAAGGTTTGTTTTGGTAATGTCTTTATAAAGATACAATCCACATGCCGCACAATGCACAGGCTTTTGAAAATCAGGACACCTTCACAATAAAATCTGGCTCTCTGGGTCGTCTGTGAAGTCCAAAGATCCAGCAACATTTGTGCCTGGCCACAGTGAGGTGTGGGTTTTCCACAGTCCCCACCTCGCCCGGTGCCTTATCTTGGCTCCCAGGTGCCTGTCACAggacagaaaaggagagaacTTTAACCAGGATGGGACGCACTTGTTGGGTTTTTAGTCTAAGCCGGGAGTTCCTTGCTGGAGATGTGCAAGGCATGCTTCCTGGCCCACAGTCCAGATGAGGAGATGGGGTACAAAGAGTCTGTGAGGGGGAGCCCAGGATGTGGGGGAAGCACTTGAGTGAGGTTGGgagttcagggaaggcttcttggaggaactgACATCTATGCTGAATCTGGGTGGGAACTAGGAAGTAAGAGAAagggaattccaggcagaggaaacagcctaTGCAAAGGCCTGAAAGCTGAAAAAAGGGTAGGATCAGGGAACTGTGAGGAGATTTGTGCGGTTTGGTCTAGCTGGCCTGCAAGGCTGTCCGcagctcccctccctgagctcttCTTCCACTTGCTCACATCTTCCTCTCACTGCCTTCCACTCCCTACCCCCatctccagccacactgactcCCTTTTCTAGTCCTTGAACTTGCCTAACTCATTACAACCCCAGGACCCTTGCACTTGCTGTCCCTGCCATCTGGAATGCCCTTTCCCACCTCTTGACTCAAGGCTGGCTCTTCTCACCTTTCAGGACTCTGTTCAATGTCACCTCTGCCAGGAGGCCCTCTAGCATCTTATACCTGAAGGAGGCACCCCATCACTTCCCAGGCACTCCCCAGACCTTCATCCtgcattttttccccctgctatAGCCTTTTTCACTCCCTGACTATTTATGTTTAtcacctgcctcctcccactgGAGTGTAAGTCCAATAGCAAAAGGCTTAAGTGTCTCTTAAGTAAGCTCAGTAGCTGGCAGAGTAGGTCCCCAGTACACAGGGATTGGCTGCATGGACACAGTATtgattaagcacctactgtgtgcaaggcagTGGAGCAGATGGAGATAAGACAGGTGAGGAAGGCCTGAGGTACAATAGAGGGTTTAGTCCTCAAGGTAATGGGGAGCCATTGAGGGTATTTGAGCAGGGGAGGGGTACTGGCATGCAGGAGGCTGGTGGTGGAGATGGGCTGGCCTGACCTTGTTCCTGACATTCCTGCAGGGTCACCGTCCTCTCTCTGAGCCCACTGTGGAGGCAGGTCCTGCAGGTGGGTATTTTGAGGTCTGGGGGTCCCCAGAGGAAGGGTCTGAATCTCACTCTGTtgccccatctctcctctccccctctcccctgacTCCTCCAGGCCAGACTGATCTAAGCAAGAGAGCCTCCCTACCAGCTGGACCACTGGTCACATACCCAGAGCCCCACTCTGAGCCCAGAGATGAGGCTGTTGGGGTTCCACCCACCCCGAGGCTGGTccctggggcagcaggggccGCCTCAGAAGCCAATGGCCCCTGCAGTGGATCCACCCCCACTCCAGAGCAGGAGCCGTGTCACGGGGTGACAGCGTCTGAGCAAGGAGTGAATGAAGCCAAAGGGGGAGGTGTGGTGAAGGTGGTGTGGGAGGGGCTTAGGACCACAGAGGACTGTGCCATGGGGGCCACAGGCCCAGAGCTGGAGGCTAAGGTGGAGGAGATGGTGCTGGAGGCCATCGGGGACAGACAGGAAGCCGGGCGCCCAGAGCTCCCAGTGTGGGTCAAGGAGGACAGGGGCGACATGGAGGTGgtctgggaaggggtgggaggcaCAGAGGGCAGCGACTCAGAGGCCACTGGGGAGGTGGGCAAGGCCCTGGAGGTTGCACAGACCAGCTCCGCAAGGCTCCAGGGGGGACTGGAGGGAGCAGCTTCTGCAGGAGGGGAAGGTgcccccaggggcagccctgaTGGTAATGGGCGGGGAGacttgggaggagaggaggggtccTTCATTTGGGTGGAGAGAGTGACTCTCAGTGAGGAGTGGGAGGAGCTGGTGGTGGAGGGGTTGGAAGAGCCAAAGGCactaggaagggagggaggaaatgagagtccactgggggcagagggtggaggcAAGGAGGAAACGTGGGCGGTGGAGAGGGGGCGGGCAGAGGAATCTGCTGGGAAGAAGGGAAGCGAGGGAAAGGTGGACACAGAGCCAGAAGGGGCAGAAATGTCGCTagcagagaagaggaaaggaagcgAGGAATCCTTGGAGCTGGAGAGGAGAGATGAGGAAAAGGTGGAGACGGAGCAGGAAGGAGGCGAGGACCCATTGttggcagaaagaaaggaagttgaGGGACCTTTGagggcagagagggaaagaggtgaGGAGCTGTTGGGAGTAGGGGAGAAAGGAAGTGAGGAAAAGCTTGAGGCAATCGAAGAACCTTTGGTGacagggagaaaagaaagtgaGGCATCTCTGAAGGCAGAGAGAATGGGAGGTGAGGAACCACTGGAGGCAGAGACAAAAGGAGATGAGGCATCACTGAAGGCAGAGAGAACAGGAGGTGAGGAACCACTGCAAACAGAGAAGACCAAAGGGGTCAAGGAAGATCTGAGtccagaagaggagagagagtcaggaagaggaaaagaatgtCAGGCAGAGGGGGTGAGCGAGGCAGGGGCTTCCCTGGGGGCCAAGGAGGAACCAAGTCTGGAGGAAGAAGGACAGCAGCCTCAGGAGAAGCAGGAAGtctccctggaggaggaagcGGCAAAGCCCCAAACCCCTGCTGAGGGCCAGGACCCCTCTGGGGATGCCACACCCCTCCTGGCAGAGACCCCAGCTCAGGAGCAGCCAGCTGAGTGCCAGCCACTGCTTCAGGCGGAGGGGCCCAGGGCTAACCCCAGTGCCCACACTGTGCCCACCTATGCGCCTGCCCAGCAGCCAGAGCCATCTGCCCCTCCTGAGGGCGAAGAGGCGAGGGGCCCTAAGCAGAAGACGTGCCAGTGTTGTACGGTGATGTGAGCCTGTACCCGCCACCCAACTCCCAGCTCCTCTCACAGCTACCTCGGCCTCTTGGCATCCAGCAGAGGGTCCCAGGCTCAGACAGGGCACCATGGGATGGGCCTTGGCACCTGGGAGCCAGCTGGCCCACATGTCCGCCTCCACCTGGGCTTCCGGACCCCTTGCCTGCTGCCTCTGACCCTGGCTCCCTTCAGTGACAAAGCCTttatacttgaaaataaaatgttaagcatTCAGACGGTGTGAGCACATATGTTGCTGACACAGAACCACCTCACCGTCTCCTGGTGAGAAGTGGAGGGCTTCTGTCTGCTAGCATCAAAGATTATGAGTCAGTGAGAGTGTAAAtgcggctgctgtaacaaaaagaCCTCCAGATCTATCTGTAGCTatcaaaacattaaacatttatttctctgggCACTTCTGATCCATGCAGTCGGGAACTCTGGTTCCTTTCCATTTATTGCCCCACCTTCACCTTGGGTATGGCTAAAGCTGTATCACAGGGCACAGCAATGCTCCAACTcatgggaaagagaagagaatgcaGAGGAGCCCCGGCTAATGCCCAGACTCGGTATTGGCACACGTCCCTTCTGCTTCCGCTCCACCCGTGAGAACTCAGTCCCTGGCCACGCCCAGccgcaagggaggctgggagtgCGCCCAGCTACAGTTCTATTATAGCAGCAGGACAGATTTGGGGAGGCAGCTGCCACTTTGGatttcatatattttcctttgCTCCCTCATCCATCCATATATTCCCTGTAGGGCCAGGCCCTTCACTGTAGGGGTCCTTGAATCGCAGCTCTTCCTGGCTGGGTGTCCTCAGGCAAgtgactcagcctctctgagcctcagtatcttcatctgtcaaatgagcaCCCTTCTCCCCACCTGGAATGTTTTCAGGCCAGAACCTGGAGCCCGGAGTGGGGCCCAGAAGGCCCAGCTCCTCAGGTGTGGGCAGGAAGTGTTTCTCATACCCAGAGTCAAGTGGGGCCAAGGTCTGAGGGGGCTCCACAACTGGTACCTGCTCCATCTCCTCCACTTCCAGTATGGGCGAGTCCCcagggggctgggcctggggcacCTCCTGGGAAGAGAGGAAGCTGAGATTCTTTCCCTCCTACCCACCAAATCTCACCTATCCCCCACTGCCCCAGCTTTCCCCAGCCCCCCCAGAGGGCCTCAACAAGCCAGGCTTTTTGCTCACCTCCATGTTGGGCAGGCTAAAGTTCCTGTTGGCAGGATCAGGAACCTTCTCCCAGGCCCACTGGGGTAGAACCTTGTGCCGTAGGTGGACGCACCTGGCAAGTGGGTAAGACTCAGGGCAGGGAGTCCGGGTGGCTAGACACCCAGGCCCAGATCACAGGGTCCAGGAACATTGCAGAGTCCCAAGGCGTCGTCCCCTGACTACCCCCCTTCCCCCAAGCACAGCTAATGCCCAGCTGCTCTCCCCACCTGGGAACAGACCCACGTGTCTGACAGCCTCACCTTCCAGAGGCAGCTAGGCTCAGGCCACAGCCTGTCAGGAGCAAAACCCATAGGAGAAGGACGCCTGGCAGAACTTTCCACTTCAGGGTGTTATCTGGTGGTGGGAGAGGCAGAAGAACATTTGGACACCAGGGCAGCTGGGAAGGGTGGGGTAAGGCTCATAGATGGGGCAGGGAGCAGGTAAGGGAGGTAGGTAAAAGGGCGGGGCTTATGAATGGGTAGGGGCTAAGAATGGGGGGGGGGAGCTAGTGGAAAGGTCAAAGTCAGGGATGGTGGGAAAGGGTCAGAGACACACATCACCTGATAATCCAAAACAGTATTTAGCAGATTCAAAATGCTCTGAGGAATTGTAAATATCCACCCCCTCATGTTAAAAGGTTGCCCACTCACTGGAGCTCAGTAATGAATATATAACCCCCTCAAATGGAGCAAGCCCCTTCCATGTcagtcccaccccagcccctctacCTGGTAGGTGAAATCGGAGGCTTGGGCCAGGTGGGCCCTGTCCTGCGATGGTGGACGCGGTCACCCACAGCTCGCAGGGACCCCAGGGAAGGTCGGGCAGGGTGATGGTCTGGGTGCTGCCACTCACTGAAGGACACACCAAGAGAAGTTAGGGTGGTAGTCAAGTCCTATcgcaggacctttgcacatgccatGCAGTCTGCCACACTCTCCCAGATATTCACATGGCTAtctcctcacctccttcagcTGTTTGCTCAAaggtcaccttctcagtgaggccttcgCTGACCATTTTCCCCTCCACCCAAATTAAAATAGCACCTGCTTCACTACCCATCTTCCTTGCTTCATTTTCTATCCAGCACTTATCACTATTTAACACACTGCTTAGATACTGTTTACTTTGTCTATGCCTGCATGTCCCCCATTAAAAAGTCAGCTCCACAAAAGCTGTATTCCTAGGAcctggctcagtgcctggcacatagaagacaCTCAAAAATGatatacagttgactcttgaacatgGAGGTTAGGGGTGCTGACCCTCCATTCAGTCAAAAATTTGAGTATAGCTTATAGTCTGCCCTCCTTATCCACGGTTCCTCTGTACCCTCAGTCCCAAATCCGTGGATTCAACCAAATGCAAATCATGCAGTAATGTAGTATTTACCCTTGAAAAAagccacatataagtggacctgcgcAGTTCAAACCTGTTTCGTTCACGGATCAACggtatatttgaataaataaaaaattgcaTGAGTATCGTATCCCTCACCTGCACGGAATCCAGTGAAGGGAAATTCACACCAGGTGAAGGGAAGAGGTTTGCATTTCTCGgaattgtttttgtttactttttaactgAATCACCCTTTTTGGCTTATAGGCCGAAAGAGGAAGTAGCTTTTTGGTTTGTTACAGGATTATAGGAGACGTGAACGTGGATCAAGCTATAACTGCCATAGAAAGATGTCCAAGCTAAGTCATCAGGTGAGAAAAAGGAAGTTGCAAAACATCAGTCATAAGCCTCAGGGGCCTAGCACATGGTcctcttttaataataataacaggtacaggtatatataaataaatatacatgattTTTAACCTAATgatatctacctatctatctacacATGCAAGGTGCAATCATACTATGCACAAACATAGGCAAAGTAACTATGTTAAAAAATAGGCTTTATCAGTTAGAGACAAATGCTGAAGTTCTGAATTATTTAGGGGTGAAAAGGCACCAAAGActctagaaaaaaaatatgtgaggGATAAACTGAAACAAGATTGGGAAAATAGGTAATTATTGAAACTGGATGGTAGGTACATGAGggtatgttatttttttttgtacttaaaattttttttaaatttctctttctccattttattttttatttggtggcggggaggcaattaggtttacttatttatttatttattttaatggacatactagggactgaacccaggacctcctgcatgcgaggcatgcactctaccgctaaGCTACACTGTCCCCTACCATACTTTTGTTTGTGCTTGAAATTtcctataataaaaaagtttagtggggagggggtatagctcaggggtagagtgcatccttagcatgcaggaggtcctgggttcaatccccagtacctctattaaaaaaaaaatgcttaaaactttcaaaaagcaCAACTCCTATCTCTATGTTAATACATGCGTGGAAAAATATGGAAGCTGCGTTGTCAGgatctgtgaaatgaggaggaTGCTGAGGAGGATGCTGATACACGAGTATACTTCTTTAATGTGTCAGTTTTTAAACAAGAACAGATAACTTTTGTCATTAGAAAAAAgggtattttcacttttttccttgctttttctttttattgtaccTATATAagatgacagatgttaactaaacttaccaTAGGAATCATTTCACAGTACGTAAgtcaaaccattatgctgtacaccttaaactttcAGTGATGTCTATCAATGATATTGCAATAAAACTGGGGGGGGAAGGGTaacaaagatattttttaaaatgaatttgtggAGGGatatatagctcaggggtagaaaatgtgcttagcatgcacaaggtcctgggttcaatccttagtacctccattaaaaataaatgaataaacctaattatctcccctccaaaaaaatttttttaaaccagaaattaaaaaaaaaaaaagaaatctgtgctCAGAACAAACATTTAGCATATACCTAAAggtatgaaaaagaaataaaaatcatacatAATTCTATAATGCCTATGGACATTGTGGGggaatttcttttcatatttgtgCCTCTGCTTCGCTTAGTGCCaggtttattttataaaaatggaaccATCCTATGGAGTTTTATAACCTCTTATCTTTCTCACTTAATGTAATGTGACAGGCATCTTTCAATGTCAATAAATATAGATTGGtatcttcatttttaatggcCAAATGGCAATCTATTAAATTGATAGCCACCAGGGTTATTATTCGCTAGGGAACCAATGATACCATGTGTTCTCCTAGGGGCTGAGAGGGAACCAAAGGGGCCCatcccaggggaaggggaggggtagACTGATAGGAGTGTCTAGTatgggcagggagcaggggcacAACACAGTGGAGCTCACCATTCATGCAGACAGAAGGCCTGGTCCCACTCCGGGCACACAGAGTGTAGTGGGTGAGATGGCCCCGAAGTTGATGCCTTGGGACCTCTTCCCAGGCTATGGCAGGGGTTCCTGGAGGGGAATCCTGGAGTCGCCAAAGCACTGGCCCCGCTAAGGGTGCTGGGGAGAGAATGTCAG
Coding sequences within it:
- the PALM3 gene encoding paralemmin-3 isoform X1; translation: MALQSQVWAPATLMPMAESSLYRQRLEVIAEKRRLQEEIRAARRELEEEKLRVERLKRNSLRERWLMDGAAEEPERPQDPTLQDPQSPEGQAQARIRNLEDSLFTLQSQLQLLQSASTGAQHKPSGRPTWRRQGHRPLSEPTVEAGPAGQTDLSKRASLPAGPLVTYPEPHSEPRDEAVGVPPTPRLVPGAAGAASEANGPCSGSTPTPEQEPCHGVTASEQGVNEAKGGGVVKVVWEGLRTTEDCAMGATGPELEAKVEEMVLEAIGDRQEAGRPELPVWVKEDRGDMEVVWEGVGGTEGSDSEATGEVGKALEVAQTSSARLQGGLEGAASAGGEGAPRGSPDGNGRGDLGGEEGSFIWVERVTLSEEWEELVVEGLEEPKALGREGGNESPLGAEGGGKEETWAVERGRAEESAGKKGSEGKVDTEPEGAEMSLAEKRKGSEESLELERRDEEKVETEQEGGEDPLLAERKEVEGPLRAERERGEELLGVGEKGSEEKLEAIEEPLVTGRKESEASLKAERMGGEEPLEAETKGDEASLKAERTGGEEPLQTEKTKGVKEDLSPEEERESGRGKECQAEGVSEAGASLGAKEEPSLEEEGQQPQEKQEVSLEEEAAKPQTPAEGQDPSGDATPLLAETPAQEQPAECQPLLQAEGPRANPSAHTVPTYAPAQQPEPSAPPEGEEARGPKQKTCQCCTVM
- the PALM3 gene encoding paralemmin-3 isoform X2; this translates as MAESSLYRQRLEVIAEKRRLQEEIRAARRELEEEKLRVERLKRNSLRERWLMDGAAEEPERPQDPTLQDPQSPEGQAQARIRNLEDSLFTLQSQLQLLQSASTGAQHKPSGRPTWRRQGHRPLSEPTVEAGPAGQTDLSKRASLPAGPLVTYPEPHSEPRDEAVGVPPTPRLVPGAAGAASEANGPCSGSTPTPEQEPCHGVTASEQGVNEAKGGGVVKVVWEGLRTTEDCAMGATGPELEAKVEEMVLEAIGDRQEAGRPELPVWVKEDRGDMEVVWEGVGGTEGSDSEATGEVGKALEVAQTSSARLQGGLEGAASAGGEGAPRGSPDGNGRGDLGGEEGSFIWVERVTLSEEWEELVVEGLEEPKALGREGGNESPLGAEGGGKEETWAVERGRAEESAGKKGSEGKVDTEPEGAEMSLAEKRKGSEESLELERRDEEKVETEQEGGEDPLLAERKEVEGPLRAERERGEELLGVGEKGSEEKLEAIEEPLVTGRKESEASLKAERMGGEEPLEAETKGDEASLKAERTGGEEPLQTEKTKGVKEDLSPEEERESGRGKECQAEGVSEAGASLGAKEEPSLEEEGQQPQEKQEVSLEEEAAKPQTPAEGQDPSGDATPLLAETPAQEQPAECQPLLQAEGPRANPSAHTVPTYAPAQQPEPSAPPEGEEARGPKQKTCQCCTVM